The Falco rusticolus isolate bFalRus1 chromosome 5, bFalRus1.pri, whole genome shotgun sequence genome has a segment encoding these proteins:
- the CAND1 gene encoding cullin-associated NEDD8-dissociated protein 1 has product MASASYHISNLLEKMTSSDKDFRFMATNDLMTELQKDSIKLDDDSERKVVKMILKLLEDKNGEVQNLAVKCLGPLVSKVKEYQVETIVDTLCTNMLSDKEQLRDISSIGLKTVIGELPPASSGSALAANVCKKITGRLTSAIAKQEDVSVQLEALDIMADMLSRQGGLLVNFHPSILTCLLPQLTSPRLAVRKRTIIALGHLVMSCGNMVFVDLIEHLLTELSKNDSMSTTRTYIQCIAAISRQAGHRIGEYLEKIIPLVVKFCNVDDDELREYCIQAFESFVRRCPKEVYPHVSTIINICLKYLTYDPNYNYDDEDEDENAMDADGGDDDDQGSDDEYSDDDDMSWKVRRAAAKCLDAVVSTRHEMLPEFYKTVSPALIARFKEREENVKADVFHAYLSLLKQTRPVQSWLCDPDAMEQGETPLTMLQSQVPNIVKALHKQMKEKSVKTRQCCFNMLTELVNVLPGALTQHVPVLVPGIIFSLNDKSSSSNLKIDALSCLYVILCNHSPQVFHPHVQALVPPVVACVGDPFYKITSEALLVTQQLVKVIRPLDQPSSFDATPYIKDLFTCTIKRLKAADIDQEVKERAISCMGQIICSLGDSLGTDLPSTLQIFLERLKNEITRLTTVKAMTLIAGSPLKIDLRPILGEGVPILASFLRKNQRALKLGTLSALDILIKNYSDSLTAAMIDAVLDELPPLISESDMHVSQMAISFLTTLAKVYPSSLSKISGSILNELIGLVRSPLLQGGALSAMLEFFQALVVTGTNNLGYMDLLRMLTGPVYSQSTALTHKQSYYSIAKCVAALTRACPKEGPAVVGQFIQDVKNSRSTDSIRLLALLSLGEVGHHIDLSGQIELKSVILDAFSSPSEEVKSAASYALGSISVGNLPEYLPFVLQEITSQPKRQYLLLHSLKEIISSASVIGLKPYVENIWALLLKHCECAEEGTRNVVAECLGKLTLIDPETLLPRLKGYLASGSSYARSSVVTAVKFTISDHPQPIDPLLKNCIGDFLKTLEDPDLNVRRVALVTFNSAAHNKPSLIRDLLDTVLPHLYNETKVRKELIREVEMGPFKHTVDDGLDIRKAAFECMYTLLDSCLDRLDIFEFLNHVEDGLKDHYDIKMLTFLMLVRLSTLCPSAVLQRLDRLVEPLRATCTTKVKANSVKQEFEKQDELKRSAMRAVAALLTIPEAEKSPLMSEFQSQISSNPELAAIFESIQKDSSSTNLESMDTS; this is encoded by the exons GTTTATGGCTACTAATGACTTGATGACAGAACTACAGAAAGATTCTATCAAGCTGGATGATGACAGTGAAAGAAAGGTGGTGAAGATGATTCTGAAATTATTGGAAGATAAAAATGGTGAGGTGCAAAACTTAGCTGTCAAATG CCTTGGCCCTTTGGTGAGTAAAGTGAAGGAGTATCAAGTGGAGACCATCGTAGATACCCTCTGTACAAACATGCTTTCAGATAAAGAACAGTTACGTGACATTTCAAGTATTGGCCTTAAAACTGTGATTGGAGAACTCCCCCCAGCTTCCAGTG GTTCGGCACTAGCAGCTAATGTTTGCAAAAAGATCACAGGGCGTCTCACTAGCGCTATAGCCAAGCAGGAAGATGTGTCTGTTCAACTGGAGGCACTGGATATTATGGCTGATATGCTGAGCAG gCAAGGAGGACTGCTTGTTAACTTCCATCCTTCAATTCTGACCTGTCTGCTCCCCCAGCTGACTAGCCCCAGACTTGCTGTGAGGAAAAGAACCATCATTGCTCTCGGTCACCTGGTTATGAGTTGTGGCAATATGGTTTTTGTTGACCTCATTGAACATCTGTTGACAGAACTGTCTAAAAATGATTCCATGTCAACAACTAGGACCTATATACAGTGTATTGCTGCTATCAGTAGGCAAGCAGGTCATAGAATAG GTGAATATCttgagaaaataattcctttggTTGTAAAGTTTTGTAATGTAGATGATGATGAACTGCGAGAGTACTGCATTCAAGCCTTTGAATCCTTTGTTAGGAG ATGTCCTAAAGAAGTTTATCCTCATGTATCAACTATTATAAACATTTGTCTTAAATATCTTACCTATGATCCTAATTACAATTatgatgatgaagatgaagatgaaaatGCTATGGATGCTGatggtggtgatgatgatgatcaAG ggAGCGATGATGAATATAGTGATGATGATGACATGAGCTGGAAAGTGAGGCGTGCAGCTGCAAAGTGTCTAGATGCTGTGGTTAGCACACGACATGAAATGCTTCCAGAATTCTACAAAACTGTATCTCCTGCTTTAATAGCCAGATTCAAAGAACGTGAAGAGAATGttaaagcagatgtttttcatgcatatctttctcttttaaaacaaactcgACCTGTGCAAAGTTGGCTTTGTGATCCTGATGCAATGGAACAAGGAGAGACGCCTCTGACAATGCTTCAGAGTCAg GTCCCTAACATAGTTAAAGCCTTGCACAAACAGATGAAGGAGAAAAGTGTGAAGACTCGTCAGTGTTGCTTTAACATGCTGACTGAGCTAGTAAATGTATTACCTGGAGCCCTAACACAACATGTTCCTGTACTTGTACCAG gaataattttttcactgaatgATAAATCAAGTTCTTCTAATCTGAAGATAGATGCTTTATCCTGTTTGTATGTGATCCTCTGCAATCATTCTCCCCAAGTCTTTCATCCTCATGTTCAAGCATTGGTACCTCCAGTTGTAGCTTGTGTTGGAGACCCATTTTACAAGATAACGTCAGAGGCACTTTTAGTCACCCAACAACTTGTGAAGGTCATTCGTCCTTTAGACCAGCCTTCTTCCTTTGATGCTACTCCTTACATCAAAGATTTGTTTACTTGTACAATCAAGAGATTAAAGGCTGCTGACATTGATCAGGAGGTGAAAGAAAGGGCAATATCTTGCATGGGTCAAATCATCTGTAGCCTTGGTGACAGCCTAGGCACAGACCTACCTAGTACACTTCAGATCTTCCTagagagactgaaaaatgagaTCACTCGGTTGACTACAGTGAAGGCCATGACATTGATTGCTGGTTCTCCTTTGAAGATAGATTTGAGACCAATCCTTGGGGAAGGAGTTCCtattcttgcttcttttttgagaaagaaCCAACGAGCTTTGAAACTGGGCACTCTTTCTGCTCtagatattttaattaagaattacAGTGACAGCTTGACAGCTGCCATGATTGATGCTGTGCTGGATGAGCTTCCACCTCTGATTAGTGAAAGTGATATGCACGTATCACAAATGGCCATTAGTTTTTTGACAACGCTGGCGAAAGTATATCCTTCCTCTTTGTCAAAGATTAGTGGGTCCATTCTCAATGAACTTATTGGGCTGGTGAGATCGCCTCTACTTCAGGGTGGAGCACTTAGTGCCATGCTAGAATTTTTCCAAGCTTTGGTTGTGACTGGTACAAATAATTTAGGCTATATGGATTTACTGCGCATGTTAACGGGTCCAGTGTACTCACAGAGCACAGCACTTACTCACAAGCAGTCTTACTATTCCATTGCCAAATGTGTTGCTGCCCTTACTCGAGCCTGCCCTAAGGAAGGGCCGGCTGTTGTAGGTCAGTTCATTCAAGATGTCAAGAACTCAAGGTCCACAGATTCCATTCGgcttttggctttgctttctcttgggGAAGTTGGGCATCACATTGACTTAAGTGGACAAATTGAGCTGAAGTCTGTAATATTAGATGCATTCTCTTCTCCTAGTGAAGAAGTCAAATCAGCAGCATCTTACGCATTAGGCAGTATTAGTGTTGGCAATCTTCCTGAGTATCTGCCGTTTGTCTTACAAGAAATAACCAGTCAGCCTAAGAGGCAATACCTCCTCCTTCATTccttgaaagaaataattagcTCTGCATCAGTGATTGGTCTCAAACCATATGTTGAGAACATCTGGGCCTTACTCCTAAAACACTGCGAGTGTGCAGAAGAGGGTACAAGGAATGTTGTTGCTGAATGCTTGGGCAAGCTTACGCTAATAGACCCAGAGACTCTGCTTCCACGACTAAAGGGATACTTGGCGTCAG GGTCCTCATATGCTCGAAGTTCAGTGGTTACTGCTGTTAAGTTCACTATTTCTGACCATCCACAACCCATAGACCCACTCTTGAAGAACTGCATAG gtgattttctgaaaacattggAGGACCCGGATCTTAATGTCAGGAGAGTAGCCTTAGTGACATTTAATTCAGCTGCACACAATAAACCGTCATTAATAAGGGACCTGTTAGATACTGTGCTTCCTCATCTTTACAATGAAACAAAAGTCAGAAAGGAATTAATCAGAGAG GTGGAAATGGGACCATTTAAGCATACAGTGGATGATGGATTGGACATAAGGAAAGCAGCTTTCGAGTGCATGTATACTCTTCTGGATAGCTGTTTGGATAGACTAGATATATTTGAATTCTTAAACCATGTTGAAGATGGACTGAAGGATCACTATGATATTAAG ATGCTAACCTTTTTAATGTTGGTGAGACTGTCTACCCTTTGTCCAAGTGCAGTGCTGCAAAGGTTGGATAGGCTCGTTGAACCTTTACGGGCTACATGTACAACTAAG gtaAAGGCAAACTCTGTGAAACAAGAGTTTGAAAAGCAAGATGAACTGAAACGATCTGCCATGAGGGCAGTAGCAGCGCTTCTAACCAttccagaagcagagaagagtCCATTAATGAGTGAATTTCAGTCACAGATAAGCTCTAACCCTGAGCTGGCAGCCATCTTTGAAAGTATCCAAAAAGATTCATCATCCACTAACTTGGAATCAATGGACACTAGTTAG